The segment ATCGTGTTAAATACACTTGCCAATTCTCTCAAATCCCTCTTAATCTCCCTTTTCTAAAGGGAGAAATCTAAAATTTACCCCGTTTCAAAACTTTCATTCCTTTCATACCTATTTTGACATTATCATGGTTTTCAAATAATTGATCGATTTAAAAAAGAGCGTAAAAAGACAGTAATGATTTTAGGAAAGCAGGGATTTAGGGGGCTGTTCGATGTCACAAGGTGCGAGGTTTTTGAGAGGAATAAAATGATTGAGACAAATAGTAGTTACAACTGGGTGCGAAGATATAAAAATTTCACTTTTTAGGGTTACAGAGGTGTTGCAGCATGAAGCGACACAGCAGACGGCACAATGGCTTTCAAAACCTCCATTATTCTCGGAACTTTTGCGGAATCCTTCCGATGCAAAAAGAAGCAACGTGATTAAAACTAGAATTGAGGTTAAAAATTTTTTCATGTTTCCTTTATTTTAACAAAATAAAATATCCTGAAATTATTAAATTTACTTATCATTATATTTTATTTATGATTAAAAGAATATTAAATATTTATTAAAATATTCTAATTTTTTGTTCCTTATTTTTTTATGAAAGAAAAACAATTCCTATTGTCATTGAAATTAATAAAGTTATCAGGACTACTGTTAATATTAGAGCTTTTCTTACCTTATTCATATTTTATATTATATAACCTGATATTTGAGTCAAGATAAAAGAACCTCCAAATATTTTCCAATAGCGTAATCAATTTCTTCATCTGTTGTCCATATCCCTAGGCTGAATCTGACCGCTCCGAACGCGTCTTCGGGAGATACACCCATCGCGGTTAAAACTGAGGAAGGCTGTTTTGAGTTTGAATGACAGGCAGAGCCGGTTGATACCGCGATGTAAGGAATCCTTTTTAATAACTCATGGCTGTCTGTTCCTATAAAACTTATATTTAATGTATTCGGCAGTCTTTTTTCAGGATGGCCGTTCAATTTTACCTTTATGCCTTTATTTATCAATCCCTGGAAAAGTTTGTCCCGTAATTTTTTTATCCTCTTTGAATTTTCCGGCATTGTCTTTCCCATGATTTCACAGGATTTGCCAAGGCCCGCGATCTCAATGACATTTTCGGTGCCGGGTCGCAGTCCTCTTTCATGTCCCGCGCCATACATCAAAGGTTCAATCTTTATTCCCTGCCTCATAAATAAAGCCCCGGCTCCCTTGGGAGCGTAAAGTTTATGGCCTGCTATCGACAAAAAATCAACACCTAATTCGTTAACTCTCGTGGGGATTTTTCCCACGCTCTGCGCCGCGTCCGTATGGAACAAAATATTTTTTTCTCTCGCGATCCTTGAAATTTCGGCGATCGGCTGGATTGTGCCGGTCTCATTGTTCGCGTGCATTATTGTAATAAGAATTGTCGAGGGCCTTATCGCTTTTTCAACGTCGTCCGGGTCAACCATGCCGTATTTGTCAACAGGTAGATATGTGACGCTAAAACCATTTTTCTCCAGATACCTGCACGGATTTATAACCGCCGGATGCTCGATTACGCTCGTTATTATATGGCTGCCTTTTTTCCCGAACGTTCTTGCGGCGCCTAATATAACATAATTATTCGACTCTGTCCCGCCGGATGTAAAAATTATTTCATCCGGCTTGCATTCAAGAAGCGACGCGGCTCTTTGCCTTGCTTTTTCAACACCCTCTTTCGCCTTTAATCCAAACCAGTGGCCGCTTGACGGATTCCCGAAATATTTTTCCGTGTACTTGTTCATCTCTTTCACGGAAAGAGGATGAACCGGCGTCGTCGCGTTGTAATCGAGATAAACGTGTTTCATGGAAGTTTGTCCAATTCAATGTTTTTTTATCATTTATTTTAGCATAGTTATACATTCTTTTCTAAAAAATCCTAAAGGCCAAAAATTTTATTCACACAAGCCCGCTCAGGAATTTGCGGGCGCTAATTACCCGAATATTTTCCTTGCAGTATTATTTTTACTTCAGCAAGAAATTGGCGAGCCTCGGCAATTGTTCCGCCATATATAAAGGAAGCGTCAGGACCTTATCATAATAAGAAGGCTGGTCCTGCGAAAATCTTACGCCAAAGGGGGATTTTTTTTCTTCGAGAAATACTTTCAATGATCTTAATGTTCCGGTCTTCCCGGCCTTCACCTCCACGGGTAAAATTGTTGAACCTATATTGATAACATAGTCAACCTCCGCCAGGCTCCTTTTTTTATCCCTTGCCCAGAAAAAGAGCTGATAGTTGATGTATCTGTCAAGATACGCCGTCAATTCCTGGCCGATAAACTGCTCGGCTACCGCGCCCGAATTGATCTGCATCAGGTCTTTTGCCACGGCAAGCTCGGCCTGCAGGCCCGACACGTTTTGCATGAGGCCCACATCCAAAAAGTTTATTTTGAATTTTGATTCTTTTATCTGTGCCCCGAGAAGAATCCCGGAGGCGCTCGTGGCATAAACCGGTTTTATTATCCCGGCCAGAATCAATAGATTCAACGCCTTCTTTAAATCGGCCGACCTGCTTTCAGGGTCGATGTTTGAATATTTTATCCTGCTTCCCACCAGACGCGGCGCCGTGTCGAATATTTTTTGAAGATATTTATTTTCAGAAAGTTTTGCGTATTTTCCGAAATCATTGCGATATGTCTGCAGGAGCGAATTCTGTATCCTCTGGCAATTCAAAAGATCTTTGTTTTCAATGTAATCCTTAACGACGGCCGGCATTCCCCCTGAAATAAGATACAAACGCAATAATTCCAGAAGCTTACGGTGAACCGCCTCATCAAAATTGCCGTCCAATTTAATACCGCCAAGGTAATCGCGTAATGGCTGATTACCCGACACGGACAAGAACTCGCCAAACGATAGAGGTTCAAGATAAAGAAACTGAACTCTTCCCACGGGCATCCTGAAACCGGGACTCTTTAACGCGAATTCCACAAGCGAACCCGCTCCGATTACCGCAATTCGCTCTTTCTTTTCTTTGAAATAACGTAACGCCATTATCGCGTCCGGACATTCCTGTATTTCATCCAGAAACAATAGCGTGTTTTCTTCTTCGATATTTACACCCATTATGAGCTGGAGTTTGTTAATAATATCGATGGGATCGAGGGTGGTAAAACATTGTTTTAGTTCCGGCTGAAACTCGAAATTAACGACAACAAGATTTTTGAAAGCCCTTTTTCCGAAATTTTCTATCACATAACTTTTCCCAACCTGCCGCGCTCCCCTTACAAGTAAGGGCATTCTATCTTTCTGATTCTTCCAAAAATATAATTCCTTTTCAATATCCCTTTTCATAAATACCCCCTGTTTTAATGCAAATTAGTATAATATACAGGGTTATTATACAATAATTTATGCTAAAACACAAATCAATTTTGTCAAGAATTTATCCAATTAAGGATTCGGCGGGTATATTAAGATTTTGATATAACAATTTAATCATTTTTACCGTCAAATGTCTTTTTTTATTTAAAATTTCAGACACACGGTTACGCCCGCCCAGGTAAGGAATCAGGTCGGATTTTTTTAATCCCATTTGCTCCATCCTGAATTTAATTGCCTCTACCGGATCAGGCGGCAAGACGGGATAATGGCGCCGCTCATAATTTTCCACTAAAAGCGATAAAATTTCCAGTTCATCTCCTTCCAACGTATTTTTCTTCGCGTCCCATATTTTTTCGATCCTTTTTAACGTTTCTTCGTAATCTTTATTATTTTTTATTAATTTTATAGTCATAGTTTATACCTCCTCCGCGTTTATCCTAATTGATAGGGAAACAATAGTGAAGAGAATGGGATTATTCGGGAAATTACCACTCTATAGGTTTTCTCTTATTATGAAATATACGGAGTATAACCAGAATATCATTTTCAACTTTGTAGAATATTGAGAATGGAAACTTGTTTAACTGTATTCTTTTTATGTCTTCAACAACTGACGGGTATAAATCGGGATTTAATTTTATTCTCTCTATTGTACTGTCTGTTTCATCCGTAAATCTGAGGCCGAGGCCTCTTGCTTTTGATTCATACCAATCGACAGAATCACGAAATTCCAAAGATGCTTCCTGGGCAAATTTAACCTTTTTTATCATGTTTTTTATACGCTTCCTGTTTTAGATTTGCCCAATCCGAAGCGGAGCCCGGATTTGCCCTGTAGTTTGCCAGCCTGTTAACAAGAAGCCTTTTTTCTTCATCAGACACAGGATACAATTCCTTAGATTCTTTTATTTCATCCCAAATATCTGTTATAATATTCAATCTTTCTATTACGTTTAGTTTTCTTATATCCTGCAATATTTCTGTTTTATTCATTGTTACCTCCAAATCTATTATCCCAAACTAAATTAAAGCAGTCAAGAATATTTTTCGAGGGTGTATTTTCCGAAGGATTTTAAAAAATGAATGGAATATCGCGTTAAAAAGGGGTAGAATATAAATTCAATCAAATACCATCTTTCTTATTTTATCGTTGGTTTCCAGCGATACTAACTATTTGCAGAAAAATAAAATAAATAGATTAGGATTTTGCACCGGTGGAAGCGGAATAGATATATCCCGGCAAAACCATATTAAATATTGAGTTTGGAAAAATTTTTACTCTAAGTTTATTTATTATATTTTTCCAAAAGTGCCGGTATTATTTTTTGCGCGTTTAAAATCAAATCCGCTTCGCTTTCCTCAAAAAGAAACGGCCTTAATATTTCCGCTTGTTTTTTTAATTCAGCCTGTGGAATTTTTTTTATCGCATCATAAATAGCTTTATCCGGATCAATTTTTACACCCAGAAGCTTTAAAGCATTTTTATCAACTGGGTATTTGTTTGAAAGCATAAAAATGATATCATATATGTCCCGCGCCCTGTTTTTATTAAAAAGCGCGTCTATTTTATCCGCGAACAAAACACTCTTATCCGTGCATACACAAGGATAAAATTCGCCAAAGCCTGATATTACCTGGGTTTCTGTTTTTATTTTATGTTTTAAATTATTGGTCTCGACTTTTATTGTTATCCCTTCTTTTTTTGAATATTTTGACATGACACTATAAATCATTTCAATCGCGGAGAAAATTAATTTTGAAACGTAGATATTGTCCCAATGGGCAAATTCTATTTTCGTCTCGATACCGGCTTTCCCTAACGCTTCTCCTGTTCTTTCAAGCAATTGCTCAAATTCCGTTTCCGTTATCGCATTGGTATTGAAATCCAAATCTTCCGAAAACCTTTTAAGATTGTGAACTAATCTGAGATATGTTCCTCCCGTAAAGTAAAGTTTTTTACCTGATTCACTTTTGGAAAGTTCTTTTAAAATAAGGATTTGAAGATATTCCCTTAAAATTCCACGCATCTTCGTATGAGGCATCCCCCTGATTTTAGCCTGTTCTATCAAAGATTCATAGGTAAGCATATAGTTCCTTTAAATTAAAATTGTATAATTTCGCGTATTTATTTAATTTTTTTCCGCTAAGGCGGGAAATTATATCCCTGTCCAGCCTTTCATCTTTTAAATTAATTTTATTATTACGATATGCCTTAAAATATAAAAAATCAATCAAAGCCTTTTCCGGTTCGGCAATAAGGATATTAAAGTCACCGTGTTTTTCTACATAGTACCCTGTAAAGGCCGTTGGTTTAACGGCGCGATAGATAAAAAGGCCGTGTTTATTTTTAAATTTTCTCGTAGGTTTTGTTGTAAGTGAGGTTACCGCCATTGATACCTCAGGGATAATGCTGTAATTAGATAAAGCTGTTTCCAATGACACATAAGACGGGTTATATAGCTTATTGGCAATATACATATCGCTTACAACAAAATCTTTAGGATAGGTAAGTTCATACAATCCTCTTTTCAAAGAATAAATCCATCCTTTTTTTACCCACCTGTATAGCATCGTTTTTAAATTGGTTCTTTCTTCGCCGGGATAAAAAGCCAGAATATCTTCGTTGGAAAAAATATAATACTTATTTTTTTCTAATGTCTTATATAAATCTTTAAATGTCATTTCATTAGGTATACAATATTGTTTACTTGCTAAAATAAGTATAAGCGGATTTATAAATTTGTCAAGCGGATTTTTTAATAATTTTATATTTTTTTAAACAAGGCGTAAATATACGGCCTCGGGTCGCCTTTCGGGTTTATAAAGGTGTATTCTTCATTCGCGATTAATTTAAACGCGGGAAGGTTTTTCTCCAGATCCCGGATATCATATCTTCTTACATCGAGGCCCGCGCATCCTGTCGCGCCTGTTTTTGAAAATTCGGCGAAGATCGCGTGCCCGCCGGATTTCACGGCCGCGTTAACATTTTTAAAATATTGTTCAACGCAGATGTCATCAGTTAAAAAATGCAATACCGCCCTGTCAATCCAGATATCAACATCGTTCAATTCTGAAGGCAGCGGCTTCGAAATATCCCGGCAAAGCCATTGAATATTGCCTGTTTTTTCACCACATTTATTTTTCGCCTTTTCAATCGCCTCCGAACTCAAATCGTTTAAAACAAGCTTAGCATTTGATTTTAAAAGTATATCAATCAGGCCTGAAGTCCCGGCCCCCGGAATAAATATTTTTGAATTTCTCCATTCCGGGGCAATGTCTAAAAATTTTAAGACTTGAGAAAAATCTTTTTCATACCATCCCAGTTTATCCTCGTCTGTGTTTTTGAATATCTCGTTCCAGTGTTCATTTAATGGTTTCATTGTTTATTTACTCCACAGGCTCTTAATATATTCATCATCGAACACCAGTTTGTAAGTCCGGACTGAAATAAATTAAGCCCTATAATTTTCGTCTAAATTTTCCAGTAAATCCTTTTGCGGATTTTCTTTCGAAACAAGGATTTTTATTTTATCTATTAATTTTTTTGCAGTATCAACTGCTGATTTTGCTTCGGATGTTGTTATTCCATTTTCTGAATCATATATAAAATCATGCCGTTGTCTCCGCATACGGTTGAAACGGCTGGTAATATTTTCATATTCTTCACCAAGTATTGTTCTTGTAAATTCAACAATAGTTTTATGTGTGTTTCTTGTTGTGGGAAGATAACCTTTGGAATACATTAACGCCTTGCCGGCTCTTATCATAGCATGGTAGGAAATAGCATATGACCATGTTATATCCATAGATAAAACTGATTCGGCGGTTTTTAAATCCTTGTCAGCTCTCTTTAACTGTTTTTCAATTTGCTTGAAATCCGGTTTTTGTTCTTTAATAAGGTTATCCTTTAAGAATTTTTCGTAATTCATTTTCAACTCCCATTATCATTATTTTTTTGTCTTTTAATATCTCCAGTAAAAAAGGTTTTTTTTGCATGATTTCTTTTTTAAATTCTTTCGCTGAATACAATTTATAGTTAATCTCTCTTTTTAAAAATTCCTCAAGTTTATCCAATTCTGTGATAAGCTTGTCTTCATTACAATTTCCAATTATAAAAAGATCTATGTCTGATAGATAATTTTCTTTGGCTTTTGCGTAAGAACCGTAAATAAAGGCATAAGAAATCTTCCCAATTTTATCTAAAACCTCCTTAAGCGAACCGGCTATACCCACTGTTTTAAAAACTATATTTTTTAATTCTTTATAAAAAGGATAATCCTTATTTACCTTAAAATATCTGGCGTTGGCTTTATATTCACTTAGCAATATACCTTCTTTCTCCATATTATTAATGGTTCTCTGGAAATTGCCGGGCTTCTTGCCAAAAATCCTTCCAATCTCCTGCATGTAATAAGATTGTTCCGAGTTCGTAAAAAAAAGCCTTAATAATCTTGCTCTATTTTTTGTTGATTTTATCATCTTACTTTTTTATTATTTGCACTTTGCATACAATTATATGCAAAGTGCATACAAAAGTCAACTTGACCCTAATTTATCTTTCCTTTAATAATCAAAACCACCTCCAAAACCACCATTTTTCAAAAAGAACTTTTCCCCAGTGCCATAATTTCGACGGTTTTTTTAAATCTACCTCCGGTTTTGGCTCAGCGTAAAAATTTCCGCTGGCATACCCTGCAACGCCACCACCCAATTCAACAAAACAATATCCCTTACCGCCAAATTCTTCCGTGTGAGAACCGCTATTAATCTCGGAAATTATATTATGAGCAACAACTTCCGCCTGGTAATGGGCAAATACTCCCGCCTTTGGCAAGTTTAAAGGAACATCCGGCTTGTATCTTCCTAAAAGTTTAATTGTTGTTATATCTCCTAGCGCGTAGACATCGGCATATTTTGTCTGGAGTATCTTTGCGTTAACAGGTACCCAACCCGTCTCATTAGTTAGCCCAGCATCTTTGACTGCCTTTGGCGCCCTGTGCGGGGGGATGCCGATTAAATAATCGAATTTTTCTTTTCTGCCGTTCTCAAAATTTAATTCTTTATTTTGAGTATCTATAAATTTTAATTTTAACCCAGGATTAAAAATTATGTTTCTTTCTTTTAATATCTGTTTTAAGACCTCTCCCATTTCAGGGCCCGCCGTCGGCATCGGCTGGGATTCTGGAGTATAAATATTTATATTGAACTTATTTCTTATTTTTCTTAAAATAGTAATCCAGCAAAACCGCCATTTCATAAGGCGCAGCAGGGCATTTAAAGGGCATGCTTGAAATGACAACGGCAACATTCCCATTCGAAAAATTTTTCAAATTATCTTTTAATCTCACACACTCTTCAAAGTTATAAAAACTATAGGCTGCTTCGTTGAATCCCGGTATAATATCCAAATCAAGTTCAGCCCCTAATGCAATAATAAGATAATCATAAGAAATATCTTTTACATTCGTATGCACAGCCTTTCTTTCAATATCTATTCCCGATATATCGGCTTTTATATATTCAATCCCTTTATTTTTAAGAACATCAATTTTTCTCCTAACCTGATCCTGAGTCCGCGAACCAAATATATACCAAAGAAAAGAAGGCGCGAAATAATGATATGAATTTTTATCTATCAAAATCACCCTGTGTTCTTTTTTTAAATTTTTTCTAAGTATATTGGCTGCGGCAATACCGCCTGAACCGCCGCCTAAAATAACTACTGTTTTACCCATATTTTCTCCTAAAAAGTAAATACCTTATCTGCCGCTATACTCCATTCTGTAAGCTCAGTCATTGAACTGCGATGAATACCTGCAATAAGTTCATCATCAGATATTATAAAGTAAACATGTTTGAAGTCAATATGTTAAAATTATTACTGATTATTTTACACCACACGCTCTAAGGATATTCATCATCGGACACCAGTTTGTAAGTCCGGACTGGAATAAATTAAGCCCTATAAATCCCGTAAACCACAGCCAATTTTTGCTGTGATAGTAAACCAGGGCCAGGCTTATTAAGATAAAAGTTCCCGCGATTAAACGCAGCCATCGTTCCATTGTCATGTTCTTTATATCGCATATCATTAGATGATCCTCCTTTGTCAATCAATCCGAACTCCCCTTGATCCCCTCTTTAAAAAAAGAGGGGAAACTTCTTCTCCTCCTCTTTTTTTAAAGAGGAGGCCGGGAGGAGTTCGTAATTGTCTTCATTTAATAATCATATTTCATTCTCATATAAACATTATCATTTTCTTTAAACTGTCCGAAGGTTGTCCATTCCTTATCCCCGTCAATAATATTTCCTCCGATTGTCAAGGCCAATTCATCGCTGAATTTATACATTGCTTCTGGAATGAGCATGGAATCTTTTTCATCTATTCCATAAAAAGTGAATAACGATAATTTCCAGGACTCATATTTTAAAAATTGTGTCAGGCGAAGCGTTAAGATTTGTTTTGTTTTTTCTTCCCGGGGAAAACCTTGCGGGAGATTTTCTTTGTATTTATTATAATCCCGCGTTATTTCATTATAATATTGCAGGCCGAGATGCAATTGGTTTGTTATTTGCCGCCCATAACCCAAAAGAGCCTTATATTTTGAATTATCAATAAAGAAATTTTCGCCATTTTTGTCATACCGGGAATCATAATACCCGCCTTCCACGCTTATAACACCTCCCAATCCGTTTAGCTGACAGCTCGCGCCATAGGCATTAAGTTTTGGATAAAAATAATTTACACTAAGACTGTCATAGATATTTACTTTTGGTGTATGATAAAATCCTTTATACGCGTAAATAGACATATCCCCTGAACCAATTCGCCTGTAAATCCTTGACGCGAGTTCCATATCCCTGATTTTCTTATCAGGCCTTATAATACTTTTATTATTCATACCCGCGAACGGATCATTAAAAATGAACTTATCGGGAGACGGCATTTCATCCGCCTGAAATGCCGGCAAAACAACTAATTCCATTGACGCGAACTTTGGATATATTCCTAATTTCACGGCCTCCGCGCCGAGTTTCAAATATTCCATATCCCGCCCCGCGTAAAAGGCGTTCCAGTCTTTAGGAAAAATATCATTAATGAATAATAAATCTCCGAGCCCCCATGTGATAACCTGCCTGCCTATTCGGACATCATAGTTTTTTTCAATTAAATCAACATATGCTTCCCTTAAATCCACTTTTGTTTCATTATTTATGCCGTCATGAATAAAATCCGCTTTCGCGTTAAAACCGGCATTCCCGGCCTCCGAAGCACCTGAGAGGTTTAAACGCAATCTTTCTTCGCCTAAAATTAAATCTCTTTTTTCATCAGTGGTTTTTGTCCGGCCGGAATAAGTAACAAGGCCGAAACCATGTAAACTAATTTCATTTGCCTTCGCGTAATTTAACAAAAATGTTATTATAATAAGAGCAGGCAATATATGCTTTTTCATTCTAATAACCTCCTGGGCGGGTTCTGCATAAACCGTTCTTCAAACAAAGTATCTTCGATATCTATATTATATTTTATGAAGTCAAAAACAACTTCGGTATAATGCCCGGTTTTAATATCTTTCACGGTCCTTTTTGTCACAGTCGGGAAACCGTCAATATCTTTGATCTCCACGGCATTGAAGGACCTGTATAATTCGCCCTGCGTATTGTAATATTCTTCCTGCCGGGGCAAATAATTATTCTTGTCAATCCATGAAATTTTACGCGAGAATTCATCTTTTTCGTTCGGCACACTCTCAATAACATAACAATCCATCCCATTAAGTTTATCCTCTTTCTTCAAAGTGTGTTTATCGGCGTTTATATCCCTTCCCGACACATCTTCATAGGTAAAGTCGGAACCCACGAAACTTGAGCGCCTGTCGCTTGCCGCGATGCGCCGGACCATTTTAAGCGCCGGGATAAAAAGCCATCGCAGGTCATCCTTCTCGGGCAGTTTATGGACCATAAAGGTCATTCCCCGGACATCCTGCGGCATCTCAAAATAGATGAAATATTTCTGTTCCCCGCTTCCAAAATTCTTGCGCAGCATTATAAGTTTCCTGCCTCGTGTTTTGCCTTCTTTATTAACAAGGTTCATTGATACTCTCGCTTTTAAATTTTTGCCCTGGTAATAAAAGGCCTCTTGTGACTTGGCGATGATTTCTTCTCCCCGCGTCTCCGCGTGAACAGAAATAAAAAGCGCGAGTGTAAGTGAAAGTGCCAGTGTAATTATTTTTTTCATAAAATTTACCTCCAATTTTAATTCGAACTCCCCTTAATCCCCTCTTTGAAAAAAGAGAGGAAATAACAGTAAATTTAATACGATTTTTTCCTCTTACTCCTCCTCTTTTTTTAAAGAGGAGGTTGGGAGGAGTTCATAATTTTCTATTTTATTGTTTCACAGAGCCTAACAATACTTTTCTAAAAGTCCCGATTAACGCCGGTAAAAAGACCAGCGTGATTATGCCTGAAAAAAACGCCAGAGATCCGAAAAACAGGCCCACAGTCACGTAAGGCGTTAAAGAGGCGATCGCCATAGGCGTAAAACCTACCCCGATAATTACGGCGTTTCTGAATATGGCAAGCGCGGGTTCCCCGCCCATGGTCCATTGCATGGCGGATTTTAAATCTTTAAGCTTTTCAAATCTTTCTCTGAACCGGGAGATAAAATGTATGGCAAAATCATCGCCAAGGCCGATCGCGAGGGTCGAACACACGGCGATAGGCATATCGTATTCTTTTCCCACAAGGCCCATAAGGCCGTAACTAAAAGCCACGGAAAATCCAAGCGGCGCCATCCCGACAAGGCCCCACCAGATGGAGCGAA is part of the bacterium genome and harbors:
- a CDS encoding outer membrane lipoprotein-sorting protein, producing MKKIITLALSLTLALFISVHAETRGEEIIAKSQEAFYYQGKNLKARVSMNLVNKEGKTRGRKLIMLRKNFGSGEQKYFIYFEMPQDVRGMTFMVHKLPEKDDLRWLFIPALKMVRRIAASDRRSSFVGSDFTYEDVSGRDINADKHTLKKEDKLNGMDCYVIESVPNEKDEFSRKISWIDKNNYLPRQEEYYNTQGELYRSFNAVEIKDIDGFPTVTKRTVKDIKTGHYTEVVFDFIKYNIDIEDTLFEERFMQNPPRRLLE